One window from the genome of Plasmodium reichenowi strain SY57 chromosome 8, whole genome shotgun sequence encodes:
- a CDS encoding hypothetical protein (conserved Plasmodium protein, unknown function), with protein MVVKKISGDIIQHYVGKNDFKRKCFKALDIYRNNKSNLSIIHLKSYIKNLILGLSNDELSSYQNMFNKINERNNKCNNLFYNISKECNIKIQMNEEKKKSSNIQNVCKYNCDMQNKNSLFNYDIKYRNNISIFMKRRKNFHTLNKIFRKGKDVIQDNRKCNEYKNGINNMKMNKKDEFNIHNDINKNDSNNKIYEIYEILHKYEKSINFYKYMFIMNSLVVILILCGLFVFTGDIINKYIINKIEKVLEDIKNSKEIENNLKEIINSLIYNVVVQEKNKMITSAFFIDVLKNSRKDMENVFIDILETEQVKNKLRNVFQDISIYLCNNKEVQKKVAYLLAEAIHLPVSISISKKWINDLFNSEEVTQNMRNIIYKELFKNDEMINHSIGYLQYILLNTLQNKNTHEMTKLFLNSILSNQEFQIQLSENVWKIFKLALSPKWMSNEDFKIVLKDSRGVEKIIKKEFNVNNKNVNTISCEMDNNINSNGNYSSTDHLSLINKNFSSNEANSINNHRCDDTNNHRYDDTNNYRYDDTSNHRYDDTSNHRYGDTNNHRYDDTNNYRYDNTKNHRYDNTKNHRYDDTKNHRYDDTKNHRYDNTKNHRYDNTNNHNDDSAYMSLVASEEAKTKMNIKYIDEKLNKDKVKYIDNLKNTEKKKSIDGNIFIPLNYPINHTCNDHGMCNICQHFNKKLKNEIKFILHIFQNYENNEKNIRTNNNSISIKPYENQNNLNFNEEVNKTLHLNIITDTLKSLLNSSHIFFDKTILRIPTYKIQNVQEMHAKFTYPFLLNIFKHMNTNTDKKKSQSTQDNLNSIHKAIYKYSLKEKIYLNLVDMFLFYSYKYYFYYYYVIKLKYILYDHFKDK; from the coding sequence atggttgtaaaaaaaatatcagGAGATATAATACAACATTATGTAGGGAAAAATgattttaaaagaaaatgttttaaagcattagatatatacagaaataataaatcaaatTTAAGTATTATCCATTTAAAGAGTTATATTAAAAACTTAATATTAGGGCTATCAAATGATGAGCTGTCAAGTTATCAAAATATGtttaacaaaataaatgaaaggaataataaatgtaataatttattttataatatatcaaaagaatgtaatattaaaatacaaatgaaTGAGGAAAAGAAGAAAAGTAGTAACATACAAAATgtatgtaaatataattgtGATATGCAGAATaaaaattctttatttaattatgatataaagTATAGAAACAATATAAGTATTTTTATGAAGAGAAGGAAAAATTTCCATACtttgaataaaatatttcgAAAAGGAAAGGATGTAATACAAGATAATAGAAAATGTAATGAATATAAGAATGgaattaataatatgaaaatgaataaaaaggatgagtttaatattcataatgatataaataagaatgatagtaataataaaatatatgagATTTATGAgatattacataaatatgaaaagagtattaatttttataaatatatgtttattatgAATAGTTTAGTTGtgatattaattttatgtggcttgtttgtttttacgggagatataataaataaatatattataaataagaTTGAAAAAGTATTAGAAGATATAAAGAATTCAAAAGAAATTGAAAATAACctaaaagaaattattaatagtttaatatataatgtagTAGTACaagagaaaaataaaatgataacTTCAGCCTTTTTTATTgatgtattaaaaaattcaagAAAAGATATGgaaaatgtatttatagATATTTTAGAAACCGAACaagtaaaaaataaattaagaAATGTATTTCAAgatatatctatatatttatgtaataataaagaagtCCAAAAAAAAGTCGCATACTTATTAGCAGAAGCAATTCATTTACCAGTATCAATATCTATATCCAAAAAATGGataaatgatttatttaattcagAAGAAGTTACACAGAATATgagaaatattatatataaagaattatttaagAATGATGAAATGATAAATCATTCCATTGGAtatttacaatatatacttttaaatacattacaaaataaaaatacacaTGAAATGACGAAATTATTTTTGAATTCTATATTGTCAAATCAAGAATTCCAAATACAACTTTCTGAAAATGTATggaaaatttttaaattagCCTTATCCCCAAAATGGATGAGTAATGAAGACTTCAAAATTGTTTTAAAAGATAGTAGAGGTGTGgagaaaataattaaaaaggAATTTAATGTCAATAACAAGAATGTAAACACTATAAGCTGTGAAATGGataacaatattaatagtaatGGTAATTATAGTAGTACAGATCATTTGTCCCTCATCAATAAAAACTTTTCAAGTAATGAAGCTAATAGCATTAATAATCACAGGTGTGATGATACAAACAATCATAGATATGATGATACAAACAATTATAGATATGATGATACAAGCAATCATAGATATGATGATACAAGCAATCATAGATATGGTGATACAAACAATCATAGATATGATGACACAAACAATTATAGATATGACAATACAAAAAATCATAGATATGACAATACAAAAAATCATAGATATGATGATACAAAAAATCATAGATATGATGATACAAAAAATCATAGATATGACAATACAAAAAATCATAGATATGACAATACTAACAACCATAATGATGATAGTGCTTATATGTCTTTGGTCGCTTCTGAAGAGGCCAAAACCAAAATGaatatcaaatatatagaCGAAAAActaaataaagataaagttaaatatatagataatttaaaaaataccgaaaaaaaaaaaagtatagatggaaatatttttatcccATTAAATTATCCTATTAATCATACATGTAATGATCACGGCATGTGTAATATTTGTCAACATTTTAataagaaattaaaaaatgaaataaaatttattcttcatatttttcaaaattatgaaaacaatgaaaaaaatattcgTACGAATAATAATTCCATATCTATAAAACCATAtgaaaatcaaaataatttaaattttaatgaggaagtaaataaaacattacatttaaatattataacaGACACTTTAAAATCTTTATTAAATTCTTCTCATATCTTTTTTGATAAAACCATTTTGCGTATCCCtacatataaaattcaAAATGTTCAAGAAATGCACGCAAAGTTTACATATCCATTTCTActcaatatttttaaacaCATGAATACAAATACAGATAAAAAGAAATCACAGTCTACTCaagataatttaaataGTATACATAAAGCAATATACAAATACTCGttaaaggaaaaaatatacttaAATTTAGTTGATATGTTTTTATTCtattcttataaatattatttctattattattatgtcATTAAATTAAAGTACATATTGTATGACCATTTTAAGGacaaataa